ATTAAATCTCTTTTTGGGATGGACATTTGTATTTTGGGTACTGGCTCTTGTTTGGGCTTTTCTCAGTAATCAGGAAGAATCAACTGAAGAAACCTAAACATTTACCTATGGAGGGGTGGTATACATTGTTAGACATTATTACATCTGGATTATTTATAATATTCATTTATTTCCTTCCTACTATATTAGCAGTATCTAGAAAACACAAAAATGCTTATGCTATCTGGCTTTTAAATTTCTTCTTAGGATGGACTTTTATATTTTGGGTATTAGCTCTTGTTTGGGCTTCCCTCAATAGTCAAAAAGAATCAACAAAAGAAACTTAAATTATTCTCCTATCATCTTTTTTAAAATATCGCCTTATTCTATTTAAAAATGTCATAAATTCTGCCCTGCTCGCCCAAGCGTCAGGTCTAAAATGAATAACAGAGTCTCCGTCCCTGGTAAAAACAGTAATAAGACCTAATAATTTTTAGAGATAACAGGTGAAGACCGAGAAACTGTACCTAAATGGATAAGAGCTATAACTTTTGTGACTTTGGATATAGCTTTTTGATTGCAGGTTGACTATTGATGATTTGGTGAACCTGGCTATTGTTAGTGGCGGAGGAGAAAATATATATTTTAGTTTACTTGGGAACAACAGCTTGGCATATTTATTGGTTGTTTATACATTGAAATGTATCTCCTATCTTTATTAAAGGATGGGAGATTTTTTATGTTTTTAGATCACCTATTAATTCATATCCTCTCACAATTAAAAGAGTTCATAAAAATCTCTAAAAAAGCCTTTTAATAATCTATAAAGGTATAACCATAACCCTCCCTCCCCTCCGAAAATCCAATACAGCCAAATTACTAAAGCCTATTGATACACTCAAATTAATATATTAGAATATTTGTAGAAGTTGGCTAAAATCCAACCTTAAAATTATGCAACAAGGAGGGGTTATTTGGCAAATAAAGTTATTGCTTATTTGATTACCGATGGGAAAGTGTCAAAGATTAGTTTAAACAATATGGGTAAAACAAAATACCCAGAAATGGCTGGTAAAAGTGCTTTGATTGTTTGCATAACCTTTGAAAAGGAAGAGTCATTTCAGTTAAAAGATGTTGACATTATATCTACGATTTTTGACAATGAAGGAAGATGTGAAATTGACAAAAATCAAAAAGAAAGACTGAGGATGTTTGTTGAAGAAAATTTGCCTTTTTTTGAAGAGAAAAGTATGGGTGATGGAAATGTAAAGTATAACTATTTTAGTCCAAGACTAAACACAAAACAGAAACAGATGCTAAAAGAAAGGATAGTAAAAGACTTTAATAAGACTTTTTAGAGAAAGTTATCAGGATTGTATAAAGAGATCTTTGTTTAAACATTTTCTCCCGCCACCTTTAAGATTTAAGGTGTGCGGAAATTTTTTCAACTTAGAGTTCCTATAATATGAATTATGAGAACTAAAAAGCTAACGTAGGACTCCTTAAAAGAAAAGGAGTTTTTTTAATTTTTCACTAGGAGAGAAATTTGCCAGTTATAAAGGGGTTGTGACTGATAGTACCTTTTAGCCGCCCCCCAGTAGACGGAAGTTAACTTTTTAAATGCTAAAAAACGGGGAGTGGCATTTTATGTACACAGGAAAATTTCTGAGAACTGGTGCACTTACATAGGGTGGGCGGGGCCTAATTGGCCTAGCTGAAGTATTTTCTAAGGAGGAGTAGGATGAAAAAAAACATGGGAAAAAGGATTAGAATGGAAAGGGAAAGACTAAAAATGAACAGAAAAAAATTTTCAGAGCATACAGGACTATCAGAATATTACATAGGTCAAATAGAAAGAGGAGAAAGAAAAATGAGTATAGACAGCCTGCTTAATATATCAAACTGTCTTCACCTTTCAGCAGATTATATTCTAAAGGGTAAAGAAAGAACAGAAGAGAAAAAACATGAAAACGAAATATACCAGCTGCTTAATAGATGTGAAGATAAAGACTTAGAATTAATCAAAGATTTAGTAAAGCTTATTTTACCCTATCTAAAAAATTAAATCCCCCCGCCCCCTCTTTTACGGATAAGGGGGGGCGAGAAAATTTAAACTCATTACCCCTTAATTTTTAATATACAAACAAATAAAATAGCATCTTCTTTTTTAAAATTCTTTAGTATCTTCTATATTATTATCTTACTTTAATTAACATCAATGTACGTTATTCCCTGCTTTAGGTTTGGGCAGGGATTTTTATATTGCTTTTAGTGAAGATAAACCCTGAGTTCATTATACCTATTATTTAAATGAGATAAAAATCGGTGCGAAAAATTAATTATTTACTAAACAACTATAAGCCTGTTTCGTACATGAATTATAGGAAGCGATAAAGGATAAATAAAATTTCCCCTAAGGAGGTCTTAAGTCATGAAAAAATATGTAAAAGACTACTTGAATTCTGGTTATTCAATAATTCCAATAAATCCAAAGTCTAAAACTCCAATTATTGAATGGAAAGAATATCAAAACAAAAGACCATCTGAAGAGGAACTTATAAAATGGTGGAGAAAGTGGCCAAATGCTAATATAGGTATTGTTACTGGCAAAATAAGCGGAATATTTGTACTTGATGTAGATGGAAAAGAAGGAGAAAAATCTTTAGACGGATATGAACTACCAGATACTGCAGTAGCAGAAACT
The Natranaerofaba carboxydovora genome window above contains:
- a CDS encoding superinfection immunity protein gives rise to the protein MLDIITSGLFIIFIYFLPTILAVSRKHKNAYAIWLLNFFLGWTFIFWVLALVWASLNSQKESTKET
- a CDS encoding helix-turn-helix domain-containing protein, whose protein sequence is MKKNMGKRIRMERERLKMNRKKFSEHTGLSEYYIGQIERGERKMSIDSLLNISNCLHLSADYILKGKERTEEKKHENEIYQLLNRCEDKDLELIKDLVKLILPYLKN